The Pan paniscus chromosome 12, NHGRI_mPanPan1-v2.0_pri, whole genome shotgun sequence genome window below encodes:
- the TSPYL6 gene encoding testis-specific Y-encoded-like protein 6, which yields MSLPESPHSPATLDYALEDPHQGQRSREKSKATQVMADTFDGRLEPIVFPPPRLPEEGVAPQDPADGGHTFHILVDAGRSHGAIKAGQEVTPPPAEGLEAASASPTTDGSLKNGFPGEETHGLGGEKALETCGAGRSESEVIAEGKAEDVKPEECAMFSAPVDEKPGGEEMDVAEENRAIDEVNREAGPGPLNVGLHLNPLESIQLELDSVNAEADRALLQVERRFGQIHEYYLEQRNDIIRNIPGFWVTAFRHHPQLSAMIRGQDAEMLSYLTNLEVKELRHPRTGCKFKFFFQRNPYFRNKLIVKVYEVRSFGQVVSFSTLIMWRRGHGPQSFIHRNRHVICSFFTWFSDHSLPESDRIAQIIKEDLWSNPVQYYLLGEDAHRARRRLVREPVEIPRPFGFQCG from the coding sequence ATGAGCCTCCCGGAGAGTCCTCACAGCCCCGCTACTCTCGACTATGCTCTGGAAGACCCGCACCAGGGCCAGAGGTCCCGAGAAAAGAGCAAGGCGACACAGGTAATGGCAGATACGTTTGATGGCCGCTTGGAGCCAATCGTGTTCCCACCGCCCCGGCTTCCAGAGGAGGGGGTCGCGCCCCAGGATCCCGCAGATGGTGGCCATACTTTCCACATCTTGGTCGATGCGGGTCGCAGTCATGGAGCCATCAAAGCGGGGCAGGAAGTGACTCCACCACCCGCGGAGGGCCTAGAAGCAGCCTCTGCCTCGCCGACAACTGACGGCAGCCTCAAAAATGGCTTTCCGGGTGAAGAGACGCACGGCCTAGGTGGGGAGAAGGCTCTAGAAACCTGTGGGGCAGGGAGGTCGGAGTCTGAAGTGATTGCAGAGGGGAAGGCCGAGGACGTGAAGCCTGAGGAGTGTGCCATGTTCTCAGCCCCAGTGGATGAGAAGCCAGGAGGCGAAGAAATGGACGTGGCGGAAGAAAACAGAGCAATAGATGAGGTAAAcagggaggcagggcctgggcccCTGAACGTGGGTCTCCACCTGAACCCCCTGGAGTCCATCCAGCTGGAACTGGACTCCGTGAATGCAGAGGCTGACAGGGCGCTCCTGCAGGTGGAGCGCAGGTTTGGGCAGATTCATGAATACTACCTGGAACAGAGGAATGACATCATTCGCAATATCCCGGGCTTCTGGGTCACTGCTTTCCGCCACCACCCACAGCTGTCTGCCATGATTAGAGGCCAAGATGCCGAGATGTTAAGCTACTTAACCAATTTGGAAGTGAAGGAGCTCAGACACCCTAGGACAGGCTGCAAGTTTAAGTTCTTCTTTCAAAGAAACCCTTACTTCAGAAACAAGCTGATTGTAAAGGTGTATGAGGTCAGATCCTTCGGCCAAGTGGTGTCTTTTTCCACTCTAATCATGTGGCGCCGGGGCCATGGACCCCAGTCCTTCATTCATAGGAACCGACATGTCatctgcagcttcttcacctgGTTTTCAGACCACAGCCTTCCAGAGTCCGACAGGATTGCTCAGATTATTAAAGAGGACCTCTGGTCAAATCCAGTGCAGTACTACCTGTTGGGTGAAGACGCCCATAGAGCTAGACGTCGCCTGGTAAGGGAGCCAGTGGAGATCCCCAGGCCCTTTGGGTTCCAGTGTGGTTAA